One window of Calditerricola satsumensis genomic DNA carries:
- the leuB gene encoding 3-isopropylmalate dehydrogenase: MLERWRVAVLPGDGIGPEVTAQAVRVLEAVAAHRGVALEVREGLIGGAAYDAVGRPLPDETLDLCRASDAVFLGAVGGPKWGALPADKRPEAALLGLRKALGLYANLRPVTPFDALLPASPLKSAYLAGANVLIVRELTGGLYFGEKRRTRTPEGEEEAVDTLVYRTSEIERVVRRAFELARGRRKRVTSVDKANVLESSRLWREVATRVAAEYPDVELEHLLVDAFAMQLILNPRRFDVVVTENLFGDILSDEAAVLTGSIGMLPSASLADGRFGLYEPVHGSAPDIAGEDRANPLAAILSVALMLRHTFGDEAAAAAVEDAVKRVLESGVRTIDLAEPGDPVVGTKAMGDRVVAALEAALVK, from the coding sequence GTGCTTGAGCGCTGGCGCGTCGCCGTCCTGCCCGGCGACGGCATCGGCCCCGAGGTGACGGCGCAGGCGGTGCGCGTCCTCGAGGCGGTGGCGGCGCATCGCGGCGTGGCGCTGGAGGTGCGCGAGGGCTTGATCGGCGGTGCGGCCTATGACGCCGTCGGCCGACCCTTGCCCGACGAGACGCTCGACCTGTGCCGCGCAAGCGACGCCGTGTTCCTCGGCGCCGTGGGCGGGCCGAAGTGGGGCGCGTTGCCCGCCGACAAGCGGCCCGAGGCGGCTCTTCTTGGCCTGCGCAAGGCCCTCGGCCTGTACGCCAACCTTCGACCCGTCACCCCCTTCGACGCGCTGCTTCCGGCTTCCCCGCTAAAGAGCGCCTACCTGGCGGGGGCCAACGTCCTCATCGTGCGCGAGCTGACCGGGGGCCTCTACTTCGGCGAAAAGCGCCGCACGCGCACGCCGGAGGGGGAGGAGGAGGCCGTCGACACCCTGGTGTACCGCACGTCGGAAATTGAGCGCGTCGTGCGGCGCGCCTTCGAGCTGGCCCGCGGGCGGCGGAAGCGGGTTACGTCGGTCGACAAGGCCAACGTGCTGGAAAGCTCGCGCCTGTGGCGGGAGGTGGCCACACGGGTGGCGGCGGAGTACCCGGATGTCGAGCTGGAGCACCTCCTTGTCGACGCCTTCGCCATGCAGCTCATCCTCAACCCGCGCCGGTTTGACGTGGTGGTGACGGAAAACCTCTTCGGCGACATCCTCAGCGACGAGGCCGCGGTACTGACGGGGTCCATCGGCATGCTGCCGTCGGCCAGCCTCGCCGACGGCCGGTTCGGGCTGTACGAACCGGTACACGGTTCGGCGCCGGACATTGCCGGCGAGGACCGGGCCAACCCGCTGGCGGCGATCCTCTCGGTTGCCCTCATGCTGCGCCACACCTTCGGCGACGAGGCGGCCGCGGCGGCGGTGGAGGACGCGGTCAAGCGCGTCCTCGAGTCGGGCGTCCGTACCATCGACCTGGCCGAGCCCGGCGACCCCGTCGTCGGCACGAAGGCTATGGGCGATCGGGTGGTGGCGGCGCTGGAGGCGGCGCTGGTGAAATAA